The uncultured Campylobacter sp. nucleotide sequence TTTAGCAAAACGTGGCGCGAGCCTGAAATGCGATGTGTAAATCAAAGTGAATTTTATCCAAAACCCAACCGTGAGCGAGCGCGAGATAAAATTTTACTCAAACATCCAGCGCGTGAGAATCCGCTAGCAGACGCAGACTATTTGTAAATTTTAAAATTTTACTCAAACGCCGAGCGTAGATTTAGATGCGGGATAATCTCAAGCTCTGCGGGTGCCGTAAACTCCTTTTTACGCAGCTTTTCTATCGCCGCGCGCGCGATCATAGCGGCATTGTCGGAGCAAAATTTCATCGGCGCGAAAAGTATCTCGCAGCCCGCCCGCTCGCACAAATCCGTCAAAAGTCCGCGCAGATGCAGGTTTGCGCTCGCTCCGCCCACGACGCCGAAGCGCGCAAAGCGGCGTAGCTCAAATATCCGCTCCAGCTTATCCAGTATGTGCGCGCAAGCCGCGTCCTCAAAGCAGCGCGCCAGATCGTGCATCGCCCGCTCATCCAGCTCACCCGCTTCTTTTAGCTTTTCGATCTGCACGCGCACGGCGTTTTTAAGCCCCGAAAAGCTATACTCCAGCCGCCTGTCGCCCTTCAGCGGCACGGGCAGCTCAAACCGCGGCTCGCCGCTTTTTGCGAGCTCCTCGATGAGCGCGCCGCCCGGATAGCCGAGCCCCAGCATCTTTGCGACCTTATCGAAGCTCTCGCCGAAGCTGTCGTCGCCGGTGGTCGCTAAAATTTCGATACCCCCCGCCGCGTCGATATCCAAAACCATCGTATGCCCGCCGCTAACGAGCAAAACGCCCATCGGAAATCGCGCCTCGCGGCCTAAAAACAGCGAGTAGACGTGGCCTATGAGATGATTTACGCCGATGAGCGGCAAATTTAGCGCGAGCGCGAGCGCTTTTGCCATATTTACGCCGCCGATCAGGCTCACGCTAAGCCCCGGGGTATTGGTCGCTGCGACGGCGCTAAGCTCGCCAAAATAGGGCTTTGCGCGCTGCAAAATCCGCGGCAGCGCCTCAGTATGCAGTCTCGCGGCAAGCTCGGGCACGACGCCGCCGTATCTGGCGTGATCGGCCTCCTGGCTTATTTTTTCGTAAAATTTCAGCTCGAAACTACGCTCGTCCATCACCGCGATCGAGCTGTCGTCGCAGCTGCTTTCAATAGCAAGTATCACACAAAATCCTTAAAATTTTTTCGCTCATTATACTCAAAAATCGGCTCTGCGGCGCAGATGAAATTTTAAAATTTAAAATGGTGCGCTCTAAATTTTGTCTTTGTCGCAATATGTTCGTACTCGCGGGGAAAATTTTAAAATGCGCCGTTCGGCTCAGTGCGCTAACGGAATTAAATTTAAAACGCGTCGCCGCGCATCTTGCTCCCACACCGCGGTTTGCCTGCCGCGGCAGGTAAAATTTTAGATAGATGAAATTTTGGCAGTTGAAATTTAGCGAGCAAATTTAAAATGGCCTTTGGATTTTAAAGTTCCAAAGGCCATTGCGATTAAATTTAGCAGCAAATTTAAAGGCTAAATTTCGGGCTCTTGCTCCTGCTTTTTCTCGCCGCTTGGGATTGCGGTGTCGTACCAGTCGAGCTTGCGAGTAAAATACATAACGAGAGAAATCACCGCGAATATCATCAAGCTTCCCATTAATAGGGCGTAGTCTTCGGAATTTAAGATGACATAGAGGATCGCATATGAAACGAGCTGAACGCAGGTGATGAAAATGCCCCAGCGCGCGCCTTTGAAAATCGCGCTTGCGTAGAAAAACACTATCGCACTTACCGCGATCGCCGAGATAGCGTAGCTGATCGCAAAGCCTATATGCTCGGAAAGCGAAAGCACCAGCAGGTAGAAAACGACGTCCTCAAGCCCTATTAATAGGTATTGGATCGGATGGATGCGCTCGTGAGTATATACTTCGCACAAAAAGATCGCTAAAAACGGCACCGCTAAGAATAACAGCGCGTAATCCGTGCAGCGCTTAATCAGCGAGTAGTTGTTCACGGGCTCGATGAAGCCGATACTTACGGCGTCGTTTCTATCGTCGTTGCTGCGCCAGTTCGTCATAGCGACGCGGTCATCTTGATCTGCAAGCCACGCAGGAGCAATGCCCGCGGCTAAGCCTGTAACTTCCCACGAAGCTTTAAAACCGCTAGCGCTTACCTCGCGCGATTTGGCGATAAAGCCGCCGCCAAAGCTAGGCGATGCCCAAGTAGAGCTAATCTCAAAACGGCTATTTTGCGCGATCGGAGCTAGATGAAGTGCCTCGCCGCCTTGGATTTTAAGCGTGCCGCTGATGCTAAAATCAGACGACAGCGCGGAAGCGGGGAGCTTGTAGATTAAACTCCGATCGAAAATTTTAGCTTCGGTGTTTCCGTGATATTGCTTAAGCTCCTTGCCGTTTAGGTTTAAAGCGGGGGAGGCGGTGAAGGATTTTTGATTGCCTACGCCGAGCACTAGCACGGCTTCGTCGAAATTTAGTCGCGCAGGATCGACGCCGAGCTCGGTATAGTTTATCGCCTCAAAGTCCGCTTTTAGCGCGAAGTCGCCGTTATATATCGGAACGCGAAAAATCCCGCGCTTTAAATAGGTGGGGTCGATCTGCGCTGATAAGAAGTAATTTTTTGGTACGATGATGAAATTTTTTTCTACGCGCCTTTTTACGAGCTCGTTGTTGCTTTTGTCTATCGCTTCGATTATCTCTGCATAGGGCACTACGATCGCAAGGCCCTGGATTTGCAGCTCACCACCCACCGGCGTGAGGATCGAATCCTGCGCGAGCTGCTTGGTTTCGGAGCGGGAGTAGGTGAGGTTATCGATAAAGCTTAGCGGAATTAACAGCAGCAAAAGCAGCACTAAAACTATGAACGGTTTCGTCCAAAACGCGCCGCGAATGGCGTTTCTAGTAGAATTTAACAAAGGCTCTCCTTTTAAGTAGAATTTAAAACAGAATTTTAACGATGAAGAGTAAACGGATGGCGCTTTAAGCGGGAGGAATCTTATAAATTCTAAAGGAACTTTGGATGTGAAGCGCTGCGGATATTGCTTTGAATTTTTGGAATTCCGCTGCAAGCTAGAATTTCATTGCGAATGAGAATTTTGCTATTCGCAAAAATTTTATGAGAAAATTTCTGTTAGTAGAATTTAAAGGCTTGAAATTCAAAACCCTTGGAATTTCAAATTTCCAAAGCCCTTAGAATTTTAAAATTCCAAGGGCTTTGAATTTTTAAAATTTCGCCGCTTTAGCGTGCAAAATTTCGTGCGATCATCTCGCGTAAGCTTTAAAATTTATACGCCACGCTTAGCTTGAAATTCCGTCCAGGCTCCCAGTCGATAACGTTTGAATCCCCGGTGAAATCGGCGCTGCGCTGCGAGTGCGATGCGTAGGCTTTATCAAAGAGATTGTAAACGCCCGCGTTGATCTCAAGCCCTTTAAATCGTCCGCTATCTGGAGCGTAGGTGACGTATAGATCGTGAACTGCGTAGCTAGGCACTTTTGTTTTTTCGTCGCTATTTGCGGAGGCTACGTTTTTGGAGTTGAAAAAGAGCAAGTTATAGCCCAGCAGTAGATCTGCCGCAGAGATTGCGTACTCGGCATTGAAGGTGTATTTATCGCCATAGTCGCGGTAGCCGATGATGTTTGAGCTTAGATAGCCCGAGCCGCTGCGCACGCGATCTTTATATTCTACGTGCTGGTGGGTGTAACCCGCAGCAAGGCTCAAATCATCTAATATCAATCTTGCGAAAAGCTCGACGCCGTCAATATCCGCGCCGCCTGCATTAGCCCTGCATAAGGTGCCCTGCGCGCCTCCAGGGCAGCCGATAACGCCGCCGCGAGCATTATTATCTACGATGAGATTTTTATACTCCGTTCTAAAATACTTCGCAGTTAGGCTTACCG carries:
- the tsaD gene encoding tRNA (adenosine(37)-N6)-threonylcarbamoyltransferase complex transferase subunit TsaD, yielding MILAIESSCDDSSIAVMDERSFELKFYEKISQEADHARYGGVVPELAARLHTEALPRILQRAKPYFGELSAVAATNTPGLSVSLIGGVNMAKALALALNLPLIGVNHLIGHVYSLFLGREARFPMGVLLVSGGHTMVLDIDAAGGIEILATTGDDSFGESFDKVAKMLGLGYPGGALIEELAKSGEPRFELPVPLKGDRRLEYSFSGLKNAVRVQIEKLKEAGELDERAMHDLARCFEDAACAHILDKLERIFELRRFARFGVVGGASANLHLRGLLTDLCERAGCEILFAPMKFCSDNAAMIARAAIEKLRKKEFTAPAELEIIPHLNLRSAFE
- the creD gene encoding cell envelope integrity protein CreD, with the protein product MLNSTRNAIRGAFWTKPFIVLVLLLLLLIPLSFIDNLTYSRSETKQLAQDSILTPVGGELQIQGLAIVVPYAEIIEAIDKSNNELVKRRVEKNFIIVPKNYFLSAQIDPTYLKRGIFRVPIYNGDFALKADFEAINYTELGVDPARLNFDEAVLVLGVGNQKSFTASPALNLNGKELKQYHGNTEAKIFDRSLIYKLPASALSSDFSISGTLKIQGGEALHLAPIAQNSRFEISSTWASPSFGGGFIAKSREVSASGFKASWEVTGLAAGIAPAWLADQDDRVAMTNWRSNDDRNDAVSIGFIEPVNNYSLIKRCTDYALLFLAVPFLAIFLCEVYTHERIHPIQYLLIGLEDVVFYLLVLSLSEHIGFAISYAISAIAVSAIVFFYASAIFKGARWGIFITCVQLVSYAILYVILNSEDYALLMGSLMIFAVISLVMYFTRKLDWYDTAIPSGEKKQEQEPEI